The following coding sequences lie in one Arabidopsis thaliana chromosome 3, partial sequence genomic window:
- a CDS encoding F-box and associated interaction domains-containing protein, protein MTTISDLPYDLLPEILSRLPTKSIPKLKTTCKKWYALFKDPKFVEKKLGKAARETVFLMNHEVNSISVDIHGIPKGYSVSMDFTGTLTIPEGSDLEIFRIHHCNGLFLCATMNCRLVVWNPCTGQITWIIPRTRYDSDDIYALGCGDDKSSSLHSYKILRCCDDNQKKPVSEIYDFSSSSWRVLDGVTANCFIECNGVALKESAYWYASDKRETPKGKFILRFDFATERFARLCLPLNFQRDRDNKSVVVSVVGEEKLALLQQFDHRVHGLKYSKIKIWVTDTKIGEGKDLSWSNILVEELADDNLPSVTSFLLDEEKKVAVCSDAVCSDTDTEDEDRRRIYIVGEGVDEFVYDEVSTETSHNWPFLVSYVPNLVHIEKDAPIVEV, encoded by the coding sequence ATGACGACGATTTCCGATCTTCCATACGATTTGTTACCGGAGATACTCTCTAGACTTCCGACCAAGTCTATACCGAAACTGAAAACCACTTGCAAAAAATGGTACGCTTTGTTCAAAGATCCGAAATTCGTCGAGAAGAAGTTGGGTAAAGCAGCAAGGGAGACGGTGTTTCTGATGAATCATGAGGTTAATTCGATTAGCGTAGATATCCATGGAATTCCAAAAGGCTATTCGGTATCCATGGATTTTACAGGTACACTCACCATACCCGAAGGTTCAGATTTGGAAATATTTCGAATCCATCACTGCAATGGTTTGTTCTTATGCGCCACAATGAACTGTAGACTCGTAGTTTGGAACCCCTGTACCGGTCAAATCACATGGATCATACCTAGAACTCGTTACGATAGTGATGATATATATGCTCTAGGATGTGGTGACGacaaatcatcttctttacatagctacaaaatcttgaggtGTTGCGATGACAATCAGAAAAAACCAGTGTCTGAAATCTATGATTTTAGTTCTAGTTCATGGAGGGTTCTTGATGGCGTCACTGCAAATTGTTTCATAGAATGTAATGGCGTGGCTTTGAAGGAAAGTGCTTACTGGTATGCTTCAGATAAAAGAGAAACTCCCAAGGGTAAATTCATACTCAGGTTTGATTTTGCAACGGAGAGATTTGCACGTCTATGTCTTCCCCTTAATTTTCAGAGGGATCGTGATAATAAGAGTGTGGTTGTGTCTGTTgttggagaagagaagcttgcttTGTTACAGCAGTTCGACCATAGGGTTCATGGTTTGAAATATTCTAAGATAAAGATATGGGTGACCGATACTAAGATCGGTGAGGGCAAAGACTTGTCGTGGAGCAACATCTTAGTAGAGGAACTTGCTGACGATAATCTACCAAGTGTAACGAGTTTCCTGTTGGACGAGGAGAAAAAAGTGGCAGTGTGTTCTGACGCAGTGTGTTCTGATACAGACACGGAAGATGAAGATAGGAGAAGAATCTACATTGTTGGAGAAGGTGTAGATGAATTCGTCTATGATGAAGTTTCAACGGAAACATCCCACAATTGGCCATTTCTCGTCAGTTATGTTCCAAATCTGGTTCACATTGAGAAAGATGCACCCATAGTCGAAGTGTAA
- the EMB2786 gene encoding COMPLEX 1 LYR-like protein (unknown protein; Has 48 Blast hits to 48 proteins in 21 species: Archae - 0; Bacteria - 0; Metazoa - 0; Fungi - 0; Plants - 40; Viruses - 0; Other Eukaryotes - 8 (source: NCBI BLink).) → MPSLQTSLPPELANNVVRLYRECLRRAKFIGKQQHNTELVVGMVRQQFKKHMNETDPEKIQKLKDDAARGLINHMLFESAKLTGGKVSQRS, encoded by the exons ATGCCGTCTCTGCAAACTTCTCTGCCTCCTGAACTCGCTAACAATGTGGTTAGG TTGTACCGAGAATGTCTTCGTAGAGCTAAATTTATTGGTAAGCAG CAACACAACACTGAGCTAGTGGTTGGTATGGTGAGGCAACAATTTAAGAAACACATGAATGAGACAGACCCTGAGAAGATTCAGAAGCTTAAAGATGa TGCTGCTCGGGGACTCATCAATCACATGTTGTTTGAGTCAGCGAAGCTGACAGGAGGCAAGGTTAGCCAGAGATCCTGA
- the EMB2786 gene encoding COMPLEX 1 LYR-like protein (unknown protein; EXPRESSED IN: 22 plant structures; EXPRESSED DURING: 13 growth stages; Has 35 Blast hits to 35 proteins in 14 species: Archae - 0; Bacteria - 0; Metazoa - 0; Fungi - 0; Plants - 34; Viruses - 0; Other Eukaryotes - 1 (source: NCBI BLink).): MWLGCTENVFVELNLLQHNTELVVGMVRQQFKKHMNETDPEKIQKLKDDAARGLINHMLFESAKLTGGKVSQRS; this comes from the exons ATGTGGTTAGG TTGTACCGAGAATGTCTTCGTAGAGCTAAATTTATTG CAACACAACACTGAGCTAGTGGTTGGTATGGTGAGGCAACAATTTAAGAAACACATGAATGAGACAGACCCTGAGAAGATTCAGAAGCTTAAAGATGa TGCTGCTCGGGGACTCATCAATCACATGTTGTTTGAGTCAGCGAAGCTGACAGGAGGCAAGGTTAGCCAGAGATCCTGA
- the DRM3 gene encoding S-adenosyl-L-methionine-dependent methyltransferases superfamily protein (S-adenosyl-L-methionine-dependent methyltransferases superfamily protein; BEST Arabidopsis thaliana protein match is: domains rearranged methyltransferase 2 (TAIR:AT5G14620.1); Has 164 Blast hits to 118 proteins in 20 species: Archae - 0; Bacteria - 0; Metazoa - 0; Fungi - 0; Plants - 162; Viruses - 0; Other Eukaryotes - 2 (source: NCBI BLink).) has protein sequence MADMRRRNGSGGSSNHERNEQILFPKPETLDFDLPCDTSFPQQIGDNAASSSGSNVKSLLIEMGFCPTLVQKAIDENGQDDFELLLEILTKSTETEPPGPSFHGLMEPKPEPDIEYETDRIRIALLTMKFPENLVDFALDRLGKDTPIDEMVDFIVAAQLAEKYAEESEDSLDGAEINEEDEDVTPVTARGPEVPNEQLFETMDKTLRLLEMGFSNDEISMAIEKIGTKGQISVLAESIVTGEFPAECHDDLEDIEKKVSAAAPAVNRTCLSKSWRFVGVGAQKEDGGGGSSSGTANIKPDPGIESFPFPATDNVGETSRGKRPKDEDENAYPEEYTGYDDRGKRLRPEDMGDSSSFMETPWMQDEWKDNTYEFPSVMQPRLSQSLGPKVARRPYFFYGQLGELSPSWWSKISGFLFGIHPEHVDTRLCSALRRTEGYLHNLPTVNRFNTLPNPRLTIQDAMPHMRSWWPQWDIRKHFNSGTCSNMKDATLLCERIGRRIAECKGKPTQQDQTLILRHCHTSNLIWIAPNILSPLEPEHLECIMGYPMNHTNIGGGRLAERLKLFDYCFQTDTLGYHLSVLKSMFPQGLTVLSLFSGIGGAEIALDRLGIHLKGVVSVESCGLSRNILKRWWQTSGQTGELVQIEEIKSLTAKRLETLMQRFGGFDFVICQNPSTPLDLSKEISNSEACEFDYTLFNEFARVTKRVRDMM, from the exons ATG GCTGATATGCGTAGACGAAATGGAAGTGGAGGTTCCTCTAATCATGAAAGGAATGAGCAGATACTGTTTCCAAAACCAGAGACCTTGGACTTTGATTTGCCCTGCGACACCTCTTTCCCTCAGCAGATTGGT GACAATGCTGCTAGTTCTTCTGGAAGTAATGTTAAGTCATTGCTGATTGAGATGGGATTTTGCCCAACTCTTGTTCAGAAAGCAATTGACGAAAATG GTCAAGATGATTTTGAGTTGCTATTAGAGATTCTCACTAAGAGTACTGAAACAGAACCTCCTGGACCTAGCTTTCATGGGCTAATGGAACCCAAACCG GAACCTGATATTGAATACGAAACTGACCGTATAAGGATTGCGTTACTAACTATGAAGTTTCCAGAAAATCTTGTTGACTTTGCACTGGATAGGCTTG GTAAAGACACACCAATTGATGAGATGGTGGACTTCATTGTTGCTGCTCAATTAGCTGAAAAGTATGCGGAGGAATCCGAAGATTCACTTGATGGTGCTGAGatcaatgaagaagatgaagatgtcACTCCAGTTACTGCTCGAGGACCTGAG GTTCCCAATGAACAATTGTTTGAAACAATGGACAAGACTTTGCGTTTACTGGAAATGGGATTCTCTAATGATGAAATTTCAATGGCAATTGAGAAGATAG GTACAAAAGGTCAGATTTCTGTCCTTGCTGAGTCAATTGTTACTGGTGAATTTCCTGCGGAATGCCATGATGACCTTGAAGATATAGAAAAG AAAGTTTCAGCGGCTGCTCCTGCAGTGAATCGTACATGTCTTTCAAAGAGTTGGAGATTTGTTGGGGTTGGTGCTCAGAAAGAGGATGGTGGTGGGGGTTCGTCGAGTGGCACTGCTAATATAAAACCAGATCCTGGTATTGAGTCTTTTCCTTTCCCTGCCACTGACAATGTGGGAGAGACCTCGAGAGGTAAGCGACCAAAAGATGAGGATGAGAATGCCTATCCAGAAGAATACACTGGCTACGATGACAGAGGAAAACGGTTAAGGCCCGAAGATATGGGTGACTCAAGTTCGTTTATGGAAACCCCATGGATGCAAGATGAGTGGAAAGATAACACATATGAATTTCCCAGTGTAATGCAGCCACGTTTGTCCCAGAGTCTTGGTCCAAAAGTAGCCAGACGACCTTATTTCTTCTATGGACAGTTAGGTGAACTTTCTCCTAGCTGGTGGTCGAAGATCTCGGGTTTCTTGTTCGGAATTCACCCCGAACATGTAGATACTCGGTTGTGTTCAGCGCTCCGTAGGACAGAAGGGTACCTGCACAATCTTCCCACTGTTAACAGGTTTAATACCCTCCCGAACCCTCGATTAACTATACAAGACGCAATGCCACACATGAGGAGTTGGTGGCCACAATGGGATATCAGAAAGCATTTCAATAGCGGCACGTGTTCTAATATGAAAGATGCAACTCTTCTCTGTGAACGAATTGGTCGCCGTATAGCTGAATGCAAGGGAAAGCCTACTCAACAGGACCAGACTTTAATACTTCGACATTGTCACACCTCCAATCTCATTTGGATAGCACCAAACATCCTCTCACCCTTGGAGCCTGAACATTTAGAGTGCATTATGGGATATCCAATGAACCACACAAACATCGGTGGTGGAAGGTTGGCTGAAAGATTGAAGTTGTTTGATTACTGCTTCCAAACAGACACATTGGGTTACCATCTCTCTGTACTCAAGTCTATGTTTCCCCAAGGTTTAACAGTTTTATCACTCTTTAGCGGGATTGGTGGTGCGGAAATTGCATTGGACCGTCTTGGAATCCATCTAAAAGGCGTAGTCTCTGTAGAGTCCTGTGGATTGAGCCGTAACATACTGAAAAGATGGTGGCAGACTTCGGGACAAACCGGTGAGCTAGTgcaaattgaagaaatcaaaagcttAACGGCAAAGAGGCTGGAGACTCTGATGCAGAGATTTGGAGGATTTGACTTTGTCATTTGCCAGAACCCATCAACACCACTTGATCTCTCTAAAGAAATCTCAAATAGTGAAGCCTGTGAATTTGATTATACGTTGTTTAACGAGTTTGCTCGTGTCACGAAACGTGTCAGAGATATGATGTAG
- the DRM3 gene encoding S-adenosyl-L-methionine-dependent methyltransferases superfamily protein translates to MQIAAIIWPIPKSFLHDCLFCVIGKDTPIDEMVDFIVAAQLAEKYAEESEDSLDGAEINEEDEDVTPVTARGPEVPNEQLFETMDKTLRLLEMGFSNDEISMAIEKIGTKGQISVLAESIVTGEFPAECHDDLEDIEKKVSAAAPAVNRTCLSKSWRFVGVGAQKEDGGGGSSSGTANIKPDPGIESFPFPATDNVGETSRGKRPKDEDENAYPEEYTGYDDRGKRLRPEDMGDSSSFMETPWMQDEWKDNTYEFPSVMQPRLSQSLGPKVARRPYFFYGQLGELSPSWWSKISGFLFGIHPEHVDTRLCSALRRTEGYLHNLPTVNRFNTLPNPRLTIQDAMPHMRSWWPQWDIRKHFNSGTCSNMKDATLLCERIGRRIAECKGKPTQQDQTLILRHCHTSNLIWIAPNILSPLEPEHLECIMGYPMNHTNIGGGRLAERLKLFDYCFQTDTLGYHLSVLKSMFPQGLTVLSLFSGIGGAEIALDRLGIHLKGVVSVESCGLSRNILKRWWQTSGQTGELVQIEEIKSLTAKRLETLMQRFGGFDFVICQNPSTPLDLSKEISNSEACEFDYTLFNEFARVTKRVRDMM, encoded by the exons ATGCAGATAGCAGCTATCATTTGGCCTATCCCCAAATCCTTTCTTCATGATTGTTTGTTCTGTGTGATAGGTAAAGACACACCAATTGATGAGATGGTGGACTTCATTGTTGCTGCTCAATTAGCTGAAAAGTATGCGGAGGAATCCGAAGATTCACTTGATGGTGCTGAGatcaatgaagaagatgaagatgtcACTCCAGTTACTGCTCGAGGACCTGAG GTTCCCAATGAACAATTGTTTGAAACAATGGACAAGACTTTGCGTTTACTGGAAATGGGATTCTCTAATGATGAAATTTCAATGGCAATTGAGAAGATAG GTACAAAAGGTCAGATTTCTGTCCTTGCTGAGTCAATTGTTACTGGTGAATTTCCTGCGGAATGCCATGATGACCTTGAAGATATAGAAAAG AAAGTTTCAGCGGCTGCTCCTGCAGTGAATCGTACATGTCTTTCAAAGAGTTGGAGATTTGTTGGGGTTGGTGCTCAGAAAGAGGATGGTGGTGGGGGTTCGTCGAGTGGCACTGCTAATATAAAACCAGATCCTGGTATTGAGTCTTTTCCTTTCCCTGCCACTGACAATGTGGGAGAGACCTCGAGAGGTAAGCGACCAAAAGATGAGGATGAGAATGCCTATCCAGAAGAATACACTGGCTACGATGACAGAGGAAAACGGTTAAGGCCCGAAGATATGGGTGACTCAAGTTCGTTTATGGAAACCCCATGGATGCAAGATGAGTGGAAAGATAACACATATGAATTTCCCAGTGTAATGCAGCCACGTTTGTCCCAGAGTCTTGGTCCAAAAGTAGCCAGACGACCTTATTTCTTCTATGGACAGTTAGGTGAACTTTCTCCTAGCTGGTGGTCGAAGATCTCGGGTTTCTTGTTCGGAATTCACCCCGAACATGTAGATACTCGGTTGTGTTCAGCGCTCCGTAGGACAGAAGGGTACCTGCACAATCTTCCCACTGTTAACAGGTTTAATACCCTCCCGAACCCTCGATTAACTATACAAGACGCAATGCCACACATGAGGAGTTGGTGGCCACAATGGGATATCAGAAAGCATTTCAATAGCGGCACGTGTTCTAATATGAAAGATGCAACTCTTCTCTGTGAACGAATTGGTCGCCGTATAGCTGAATGCAAGGGAAAGCCTACTCAACAGGACCAGACTTTAATACTTCGACATTGTCACACCTCCAATCTCATTTGGATAGCACCAAACATCCTCTCACCCTTGGAGCCTGAACATTTAGAGTGCATTATGGGATATCCAATGAACCACACAAACATCGGTGGTGGAAGGTTGGCTGAAAGATTGAAGTTGTTTGATTACTGCTTCCAAACAGACACATTGGGTTACCATCTCTCTGTACTCAAGTCTATGTTTCCCCAAGGTTTAACAGTTTTATCACTCTTTAGCGGGATTGGTGGTGCGGAAATTGCATTGGACCGTCTTGGAATCCATCTAAAAGGCGTAGTCTCTGTAGAGTCCTGTGGATTGAGCCGTAACATACTGAAAAGATGGTGGCAGACTTCGGGACAAACCGGTGAGCTAGTgcaaattgaagaaatcaaaagcttAACGGCAAAGAGGCTGGAGACTCTGATGCAGAGATTTGGAGGATTTGACTTTGTCATTTGCCAGAACCCATCAACACCACTTGATCTCTCTAAAGAAATCTCAAATAGTGAAGCCTGTGAATTTGATTATACGTTGTTTAACGAGTTTGCTCGTGTCACGAAACGTGTCAGAGATATGATGTAG
- the FOA1 gene encoding F-box and associated interaction domains-containing protein (F-box and associated interaction domains-containing protein; CONTAINS InterPro DOMAIN/s: F-box domain, cyclin-like (InterPro:IPR001810), F-box domain, Skp2-like (InterPro:IPR022364), F-box associated domain, type 1 (InterPro:IPR006527), F-box associated interaction domain (InterPro:IPR017451); BEST Arabidopsis thaliana protein match is: F-box and associated interaction domains-containing protein (TAIR:AT3G16740.1); Has 1386 Blast hits to 1314 proteins in 41 species: Archae - 0; Bacteria - 0; Metazoa - 0; Fungi - 0; Plants - 1384; Viruses - 0; Other Eukaryotes - 2 (source: NCBI BLink).) yields MTKISDLPRDLAEEVLSRVPVTYLRAIRFTCKKWNTLTKRRSFTKKLIGQEKAEAKVKEFHAIMTLNSRLHLMSVNLDGIHKDENVESSIKQKGKLISLTVADPDRIVISQVYHCDGLLLCITNEINSRLVVWNPYSGQTRWIEPRTSYREWDIYALGYESKNNAKRSYKILRYLDAYEDMGDMSVEPRTRVCEFEIYSLDTNSWKVIEVTTDWDLCFLHRGVTLKGNTYWFAREKIPPPPRERVIEDIPLGEAEINVEIPSFLLCFDFTIEKFGSRLPLPFRPCVDDTITLSSVREEKLAVLYQRWDITWTGIWISNKIEPNAVSWSKLFFPMGRIRPLEAASGTFFVDEENKLVVLFDKGESILNPTRNTAYIVGEDGYIKPVDLGESVHKYCFPLACSYVPSSVQI; encoded by the coding sequence ATGACGAAAATTTCCGATCTTCCTCGGGATTTGGCAGAGGAGGTGCTCTCTAGGGTCCCAGTGACATACCTAAGAGCAATACGATTCACTTGCAAAAAGTGGAACACTTTAACCAAACGTAGAAGCTTTACAAAGAAGCTGATTGGTCAAGAAAAAGCCGAAGCAAAAGTGAAAGAGTTTCATGCGATCATGACGTTGAATTCTAGACTTCATCTGATGAGCGTCAATCTAGATGGAATTCACAAAGACGAAAACGTTGAATCATCTATAAAGCAGAAAGGTAAACTTATTAGCCTAACCGTTGCTGATCCTGATAGAATAGTTATATCTCAAGTTTATCACTGCGATGGTTTGTTGTTATGCATCACCAATGAAATAAACTCTAGGCTTGTAGTTTGGAACCCTTATAGTGGGCAAACTAGGTGGATCGAACCTAGAACTTCTTACCGCGAATGGGACATCTACGCTCTAGGATACGAGAGTAAGAACAACGCCAAACGAAgctacaaaattttgagatatttgGATGCTTACGAGGACATGGGCGATATGAGTGTAGAGCCTCGAACTAGAGTTTGCGAGTTTGAAATCTACAGTCTTGACACTAACTCTTGGAAGGTCATCGAGGTCACTACCGACTgggatttatgttttcttcacCGTGGCGTGACTCTCAAGGGAAATACTTATTGGTTTGCTCGAGAGAAGATCCCACCACCCCCACGTGAAAGAGTGATAGAAGATATCCCACTAGGTGAAGCAGAGATAAACGTAGAGATCCCTAGTTTCTTactatgttttgattttacaataGAGAAATTTGGATCGCGTCTGCCTCTGCCATTTCGGCCTTGTGTTGATGATACCATAACTCTATCTAgtgttagagaagagaaacttgcGGTGTTATATCAGCGATGGGATATAACGTGGACGGGGATATGGATTAGTAATAAGATTGAGCCTAATGCAGTGTCGTGGAGCAAGCTATTTTTTCCAATGGGTAGGATAAGACCACTCGAGGCTGCATCTGGTACTTTCTTCGTTGACGAAGAGAACAAACTCGTGGTGCTTTTTGATAAAGGCGAGAGTATACTTAACCCCACTCGTAACACAGCTTACATCGTTGGAGAAGATGGATACATCAAACCAGTGGATCTCGGTGAGTCTGTACACAAATATTGCTTTCCACTTGCGTgctcttatgttccaagttcTGTGCAAATCTAG